From a region of the Candida albicans SC5314 chromosome 1, complete sequence genome:
- a CDS encoding uncharacterized protein (Ortholog of S. cerevisiae Aim38/Rcf2, cytochrome c oxidase subunit; plasma membrane localized; Hap43-repressed; induced in oralpharyngeal candidasis; flow model biofilm induced; Spider biofilm repressed) has translation MKILSKEEKDAHISHIISEGAKGLFYGGALSVGLYQYLKHRHPARFATFNPSIKAAIIAMPTISVAAFFADQGSVEFDRKMHQSEYQEAKYLEEYREWNRLSLSDKCFTVLNDNKYKIIISAWAGSLYGSWVLVNRDKIMDTAQKAVQARMYAQGITIILLLGTLLLAMKEEEINKKKPKPIPEWKRIIMEKEAEDKRLVDEANKVAQEKATQ, from the coding sequence ATGAAGATCTTAtccaaagaagaaaaagacgCTCACATTTCACATATTATTTCAGAAGGTGCCAAAGGGTTGTTTTATGGTGGTGCACTTTCAGTCGGTTTGTACCAATATTTAAAGCATAGACATCCAGCGAGATTTGCAACATTCAATCCAAGTATCAAAGCAGCCATAATTGCTATGCCAACAATTTCTGTGGCTGCCTTTTTCGCTGATCAAGGTTCTGTTGAATTCGATAGAAAGATGCATCAATCGGAGTATCAGGAAGCTAAATATTTGGAAGAATACCGTGAATGGAACAGATTATCGCTTAGTGACAAATGTTTCACCGTATTGAATGacaataaatataaaattatcATAAGTGCTTGGGCTGGTTCCTTATATGGTTCTTGGGTATTGGTTAACAGAGACAAAATTATGGATACCGCACAAAAAGCTGTTCAAGCAAGAATGTACGCACAAGGTATCAccattatattattattgggTACTCTTTTGTTGGCTATGAAAGAAGAGGagataaataaaaagaaaccaaaaccaattCCAGAATGGAAGAGAATTATTATGGAAAAGGAAGCTGAAGATAAACGTCTTGTTGATGAAGCTAATAAAGTCGCCCAAGAAAAGGCTACTCAATAG